One region of Culex pipiens pallens isolate TS chromosome 2, TS_CPP_V2, whole genome shotgun sequence genomic DNA includes:
- the LOC120414054 gene encoding uncharacterized protein LOC120414054, with product MERNGMIDALERFWEPSETPPWLKESLETIAASYQNTRAELNQIDSQQLSEYHQLMFYHDHGLAVHLNNCYFLGKLDLHSTQIFLNRCLQNYDKIPADDRDHSVDDSSEHVRELLEEVTGESHKLTASLKSSTHKEYVESCLALGSIDNNSELLPHLQECSGQDKKHLGQLLWCIQLVRLVISLEEAALGLTFQRAEIPAQNETCLARAYHLVQHGEPSKGDSKRPNPEHKPDREEVLYGGAKERVRSTIYSEVVQYKMSLEQVKCAVVRDIGQELSAIDTAFVEDEYKTICLDQCLEEITQSMASFLRGSKEIDILNNLNLIEHMKSWDDIPEHFKTLDYHKELLKLTLNEEEEHSIVQRFKVVCLEHIDNFCESVKGELGLLSCLTSYLSQSRNVKVVAGRLGAREQSPKVDFRNVMNLTDLENNEHLTELKCMVSNLPQGTQLIIEDKIQETIRRFIDPVQVDTVMIDGRAVVEVLGKHIVLSDVLESVENELANELSISEVRFIGWEVFHVDADLVNDIWYGKNIAVRSKLIMVHGTVVWDVSGKHCVHTYSPARSAIAVGGEGSSGLDGLPGESGGNVLILTERMTHCEQLSIISNGGNGGDGQDGGNGQKGQDGVGIKREELEKDFKSPVRFIALASTRAKGAQRMVEQIARRFPTTSKKEIRDSEYFIEACGLEGQRIVFSYCEPKIFQNYSHCYLVYKGSLGKPGGQGGDFGREGQGGFPGHIVVKNIASGEIFNVQKSTTRGQDGRPGAAGLYGNTGLNGWDMGYLDYQIWRLTYYYGEDYKSKFTVKYHDDSRKDSVWCWHKNKYASITHATRPENSFQNCHQRRQFVQRDRRQTSAAVMKKTIVESSFTAKYDQYFNSVDENVLLNIYNRMECIRQRAMDGSVEQRKKTNKRQRVHHLISHQNTEQDIGEPLPKIPSTTKRNTFKSTSLMNSAFKSDSVVNWKQLRHCRIEKSDLHGKLVLFESLKKKKTKLTAKDVHTIGQILIDKYKLLAFEEFSDTFDADTINNDYLELASRYTTICLEEDRKQSGIAWHDSLGTLDEYLFQTTNERQQQKLSSYCESNRKHFPPSVVQAFLLEVAISKNVVPSIQTHLDRYKFFAELQDYDSAVLRDQFAKELVQSTFSNSVVRLWYHGNEDLTLAPKLIDDINRDYRLGNLRACYISSLIPQFGWGQCLQDDQFFETFRSTIVREGPLTGSFRELLATAFGVNIRIYVRDSRGKLYLQHNHNPEANGIVYLLQQNDSFFKLSLNENLMKLEDSRRSRAKKYSEISAHLTSLGEKQLIDSFMADDLLMRSATKSDEKNLCNVNLVEDLVKYFSFGERHTVEKLFTKSDVSNSAHNQLLRNLLLRFDTEGKHISTDEIYFLVNHYLIACAEGLHEETITSWIVLAYPQHYWVREILLLNLERYFKELLAKKSEWRLHLSKVENKSILILLSSKLDQKKPENSLTVEKVDRMLRLLYLSNIKPEALQKLDLPEWFYVLEEIFWTEKLKEIARWPQNSQKFKEASYYTVSLLNNYSFEMIEKLFDKLERHHVTDINIVNTLWNVYNGRCILTEEDIGTLDEVGFPEWLKKMKNQAIDYQERGIAILVQLILENKHASENILKKMPEIKKDIQKMNRERGIINNLLKKDSTNLLTNVKGKFFKGYMSQTVKFANKSTLDKLRDIDDAVHENFNFRLRNSQKLTVLTLLSNDTNTLAQVSTGEGKSLIVVAVAIIKASQGQKVDIITSSSVLARRDAELSKSIYAKFGINVSHNCSEDIEKRKEAYSGNQVVYGDLSSFQRDYLLHKFYQNNVLGDRDFVNVIVDEVDSMLLDRGNNMLYLSHDLPDMDKLESVYVFIWQWVNNSSNGFDSTLIRDAVLWQIYGVLKCTDIGKIDATLSEEKRNFIWNKLVEAKIIDGDGKLMTENIKNDVLGELLGSEYSVYLDRLEYLLTEYINREKCIHVPNYLRSFVDLHLESWIEAAKMALVMEAGHDYVVDVDRSGSSADRTPNITILDRDTGTDLVNSQWEAALHQFVQLKHGCKTYLQSLKAVFISNVTFFKLYDKLYGLSGTLGSHRERDLLEEIYCVNFVNIPTAKCKLFYEDVPIVCKSAAEWTDAIIESTMHMTQRRQRSVLIICETLNDVTALYKAFEGKTSTHIRTYTREYEEFDIGELPPGQIIIATNLAGRGTDIKITPELKKAGGVHVCLTYLPSNIRVEQQAFGRAARCGDRGSGQLIVLDLTESANVMQLKRERDSRELCRISLIKAYYETRIAKEETCFKMFTEQYDELRKLLSTSAVTKGDEKLIEILLSCCLDRWVYWLDKNGKNLVDNSEQRSRILERSLDDFLVELKSLNAASNESLLEWVDTSIPRMIRLGQYLAVNKQRELAHKLFDKAIAMEPQFSEGAYYYKAYALSTEINMTAINEPKIQTFSQLLRKAAHLFDERCVHLMANVIVVERIKTNFKNNILPITAYKEQKQTICKFYGSLTQSIDAILGHPVTGTSFTDDCNIKKGLSLEIFYALLEHKIIQHPTIKENITEDELKGLCYGYGTSAEKLLNFLENCRKNQEKSIEIEQFSRLLKEEMKLPSREDFWKFLLEQGVLRDDEQYIVLDRNVLSFEDMKFFDKKVTQHALKVTKVTPDAGELLLYPDQLLNENVYSKTPLKTALGPVKYAIFKEIGAITFQRKARLNLDGTDLESRNINRYDSVCLEDFSKLNINTNDAKRILVLLVQLQVLSRQELNKEVYVLRCDYSKIKSIQLGPYKIYEEDVKDLFNQCFCYRIAFQRMLSCVRENKFLDITLMSKPHRRFVADLLASGIIEPAKVSANMRENSVGNALHFLDENSIVNVVQRLDSLKGTMCKLKLDQFSTHDQCASIEEWSQFSLNGVDLLLQKDNITHVKIAFTFLWGATQIASVLLFNPYLRKPVRMAQDISKFTAGWKNICSAFRMACSLYGNDYYKLKYNNFLKRVAFMAAHYIGVGQDRFMRFATHVSEPDKRDTQHMRRLVTPLIRGFDVVSDNSSVIFLIEDRLQLICAKLSDEIRTIVENEETFKDFGECLGNTAQLMGVEKARQNFDTITESHFKRQQYFTNFGKIFEKISENILQIISKSTQRLNIHKSVVSILSDEVNEVTKTSISSHGPKLMMNVGQILRDLSDKLKLQFAHEEPVENPPEINSIEVFATDASNRVKEILRERLETIFQQVIHKPVLEKGSFLLMNYAERCIELKLGTEEEANASEDFTKKVQIEKLKKEAEKKRQALAMTPVENLLDQQFNEALAKWEQSSTELERLAVCIRRGKPIDVQYLELCLDAARFVLLRRAVVISSICVNLANGTEARKTYSSPLNFKGITNDLHLIDNKFRVGQTDKTPGKPTPDSNCLYDCLLGSIFELRSIPSKQFALEISQHLVKMSENKTNTNPCLKTILDLSKPSTIRELCFAQFCQTCFECPSRGVIAYGDLLERAKNRKNYASDWHGRGGAHRVEVVSCYGSQQFVNAGFRRNASTDTIYGKSMSDLREAFLAVYN from the coding sequence ATGGAGCGTAATGGAATGATAGATGCATTGGAACGCTTTTGGGAACCCAGCGAGACACCACCATGGCTGAAGGAATCATTGGAAACCATAGCGGCAAGTTATCAAAACACTAGAGCTGAACTGAATCAGATTGACAGTCAACAACTATCAGAGTACCACCAGCTGATGTTCTACCACGATCACGGTTTGGCAGTCCATCTGAACAACTGTTACTTTCTGGGAAAGTTGGATTTACACAGCACGCAGATATTTCTGAACCGTTGCCTGCAGAATTACGACAAAATCCCTGCAGATGATCGGGACCACTCGGTGGACGATTCGAGCGAACATGTCAGGGAGTTACTGGAAGAGGTCACCGGAGAAAGCCACAAACTGACCGCATCACTCAAAAGCTCAACTCACAAGGAATATGTCGAAAGTTGCCTTGCGTTGGGCAGCATAGATAACAATTCTGAGCTGCTTCCTCATCTGCAAGAATGCTCGGGCCAGGACAAGAAGCACCTGGGACAGCTACTTTGGTGCATACAACTGGTTCGTCTCGTCATCTCCCTGGAGGAAGCAGCTCTCGGTCTAACATTTCAACGGGCTGAGATTCCTGCCCAAAATGAGACATGTTTGGCCCGAGCGTATCATCTTGTCCAGCACGGCGAGCCAAGCAAAGGTGACTCGAAACGTCCAAACCCGGAACATAAACCAGACAGAGAGGAAGTGTTGTACGGCGGTGCAAAGGAACGCGTTAGAAGTACGATTTACAGCGAGGTGGTGCAGTACAAAATGTCCTTGGAACAGGTAAAGTGCGCTGTCGTGCGTGATATTGGGCAGGAGCTAAGTGCGATAGACACCGCTTTCGTGGAGGATGAGTACAAAACAATTTGCTTGGATCAGTGCTTGGAGGAAATTACACAGTCAATGGCGTCATTTTTGAGAGGTAGTAAAGAAATTgacattttgaacaatttaaatttaatagaaCATATGAAATCCTGGGATGATATCCcagagcattttaaaacattggactatcataaagaattgctcaaattaacACTGAACGAAGAAGAAGAACATTCTATCGTACAACGTTTTAAAGTCGTATGTTTGGAACATATTGACAACTTTTGTGAATCCGTTAAGGGTGAGCTAGGATTGTTAAGTTGCCTAACGAGTTATCTGAGCCAGTCTCGTAACGTAAAGGTAGTGGCAGGTAGATTAGGTGCCAGGGAACAATCACCAAAGGTAGATTTCAGGAATGTTATGAATCTAACCGACCtagaaaataatgaacatcttACGGAACTAAAGTGCATGGTCAGCAACTTGCCACAAGGAACCCAACTGATTATTGAAGACAAAATACAAGAAACCATTCGCCGTTTTATCGACCCAGTGCAAGTTGATACCGTCATGATAGACGGTCGAGCAGTAGTTGAAGTTTTGGGAAAGCATATTGTGCTAAGTGATGTTCTGGAATCGGTAGAAAACGAGCTTGCAAACGAATTGAGCATATCTGAAGTGCGCTTCATCGGTTGGGAAGTATTCCATGTGGACGCCGATCTTGTGAACGACATCTGGTACGGGAAAAATATCGCTGTAAGATCTAAGCTCATCATGGTGCATGGAACAGTGGTGTGGGATGTGTCTGGGAAGCACTGCGTTCACACGTACAGTCCAGCCCGCTCAGCTATTGCTGTGGGAGGGGAGGGAAGCTCAGGCCTAGATGGGCTTCCCGGTGAAAGTGGGGgcaatgttttaattttgacgGAACGAATGACCCACTGCGAGCAACTTTCAATCATTTCCAATGGAGGTAATGGTGGTGACGGTCAAGACGGTGGAAACGGGCAAAAAGGGCAAGATGGGGTTGGCATAAAGCGAGAAGAGCTTGAAAAAGATTTCAAGTCACCGGTAAGATTCATAGCTCTAGCGAGCACTAGGGCAAAAGGTGCCCAAAGGATGGTCGAGCAAATCGCTCGAAGATTTCCCACTACCAGCAAAAAAGAAATACGAGACAGTGAATATTTCATTGAAGCTTGTGGCTTGGAAGGTCAAAGGATAGTTTTTTCATACTGTGaaccaaaaatatttcaaaactacAGCCATTGCTACCTTGTCTACAAGGGTTCGTTGGGTAAACCTGGTGGCCAAGGGGGTGACTTTGGACGAGAAGGCCAAGGGGGATTTCCCGGGCATATCGTAGTGAAGAATATTGCATCAGGagaaattttcaatgttcaaaaatcaacTACCCGGGGCCAGGATGGTCGACCAGGAGCAGCTGGATTGTACGGCAACACTGGCCTCAACGGTTGGGACATGGGCTATCTGGATTACCAGATATGGAGGTTGACTTATTACTACGGAGAAGACTACAAAAGTAAATTCACTGTCAAGTATCATGACGATTCCAGAAAGGACAGTGTTTGGTGTTGGCATAAGAACAAATATGCCAGCATTACACATGCCACCAGACCGGAAAAtagtttccaaaattgtcaCCAAAGACGACAATTTGTACAACGCGATCGCAGACAAACATCGGCAGCCGTAATGAAGAAAACAATCGTTGAGAGCTCCTTCACCGCCAAGTACGACCAGTACTTTAATTCTGTTGACGAAAATGTCCTCTTGAACATATACAATCGCATGGAGTGCATCCGGCAACGAGCAATGGACGGATCCGTGGAGCAGCgcaaaaaaaccaacaaaagaCAAAGAGTTCACCATTTAATATCTCATCAAAACACCGAACAAGACATAGGAGAACctctaccaaaaataccaaGTACAACCAAGCGCAATACCTTCAAATCTACATCATTAATGAATTCAGCATTTAAAAGTGATTCGGTGGTCAACTGGAAGCAACTTCGGCATTGTCGAATTGAAAAATCTGATCTTCACGGCaaattagttttgtttgaatcactcaaaaaaaagaaaactaaacTAACAGCAAAAGATGTACATACCATTGGGCAAATATTGATTGATAAATATAAACTTTTAGCTTTCGAAGAATTTTCCGACACATTTGATGCAGATACCATAAATAATGACTATTTAGAGTTAGCATCACGATATACTACGATTTGCCTCGAAGAAGATCGTAAACAAAGTGGCATCGCTTGGCATGATTCTTTGGGCACACTGGATGAGTATCTGTTTCAAACCACTAATGAAAGACAGCAACAGAAGCTTTCTTCCTATTGTGAGTCTAACCGCAAGCACTTTCCACCATCAGTTGTGCAAGCCTTCTTGCTGGAAGTTGCAATTTCCAAAAACGTTGTCCCATCCATTCAGACCCACCTGGATCGATACAAGTTTTTTGCTGAACTTCAGGACTATGACTCTGCTGTTTTGAGGGACCAATTTGCGAAAGAGTTAGTTCAGTCCACCTTTTCAAATTCGGTTGTTCGTTTATGGTACCACGGAAATGAAGATTTAACTCTTGCCCCAAAACTAATCGACGACATAAATCGCGATTATCGTCTAGGTAATCTTCGTGCTTGTTACATCAGCAGTCTGATCCCGCAATTTGGCTGGGGTCAATGTTTGCAAGATGATCAATTTTTCGAAACATTTCGATCTACGATTGTACGTGAAGGACCCTTAACAGGCAGTTTTAGAGAGCTGTTGGCCACTGCTTTTGGGGTAAATATCCGAATTTATGTTCGGGATTCCCGTGGTAAGCTATATCTGCAACACAATCACAACCCGGAAGCGAACGGGATCGTATACTTACTGCAGCAAAATGATTCATTCTTCAAACTAAGTTTAAATGAAAATCTTATGAAGTTGGAAGATAGTCGGCGATCACGAGCCAAAAAGTATTCCGAAATATCGGCCCATTTGACATCACTCGGCGAAAAACAGTTGATTGATTCTTTCATGGCAGATGATTTGTTAATGCGTAGTGCTACTAAAAGCGATGAAAAGAATTTGTGCAATGTCAATCTTGTAGAGGACCTagtgaaatatttttcatttggagAGCGACATACTGTAGAAAAGTTGTTTACTAAAAGTGATGTTTCAAACAGTGCCCACAATCAACTTTTGCGAAACCTTTTGCTAAGATTTGATACTGAAGGTAAACATATTTCAACtgatgaaatttattttcttgtGAATCACTACCTAATTGCATGTGCTGAGGGACTGCATGAGGAAACCATCACAAGCTGGATTGTGTTAGCTTATCCGCAGCATTACTGGGTTAGAGAGATACTTCTGCTAAACTTAGAGCGATACTTTAAAGAATTGTTAGCAAAAAAGTCGGAATGGAGATTACACCTATCAAAGGtagaaaataaatcaattctgaTTTTGTTGAGTAGCAAACTCGACCAGAAGAAACCAGAAAACTCTCTAACAGTTGAAAAAGTGGACCGAATGCTACGATTGTTATATCTCAGTAACATCAAACCTGAAGCATTGCAAAAGCTAGATCTTCCTGAGTGGTTTTATGTTCTGGAGGAGATTTTCTGGACAGAGAAGCTTAAAGAAATCGCTCGTTGGCCGCAAAATAGCCAGAAGTTTAAAGAAGCCTCGTACTATACAGTATCCTTGCTGAACAACTATAGCttcgaaatgattgaaaagCTTTTCGACAAACTTGAACGTCATCATGTAACTGATATCAACATTGTCAATACATTATGGAATGTCTACAATGGAAGGTGCATTCTTACTGAAGAAGACATTGGTACTCTCGATGAAGTCGGTTTTCCTGAatggttgaaaaaaatgaaaaatcaagctATTGACTATCAAGAACGAGGTATCGCTATTTTAGTGCAACTTATTCTCGAAAACAAACATGCTTCTGagaatattttgaagaaaatgccAGAAATTAAAAAGGACATCCAAAAAATGAACAGAGAAAGAGGAATAATAaacaatcttttgaaaaaagacTCAACAAATCTACTGACCAATGTCAAAGGAAAATTTTTCAAAGGATATATGTCACAAACTGTAAAATTTGCTAACAAAAGCACACTCGATAAACTTAGGGATATTGACGATGCCGTTcatgaaaacttcaactttcgATTGAGAAATTCACAGAAACTCACCGTGTTAACACTGCTTAGCAATGACACAAACACCCTTGCCCAAGTGTCCACCGGCGAGGGCAAGTCGTTGATTGTGGTAGCTGTAGCCATCATCAAGGCATCGCAGGGCCAGAAGGTGGACATCATCACCAGCTCGTCGGTGCTGGCCAGGAGAGACGCCGAGCTGAGCAAATCCATCTACGCTAAATTTGGTATCAACGTGTCCCACAACTGCAGCGAAGACATCGAGAAGCGGAAGGAAGCCTACTCGGGGAATCAGGTTGTGTACGGAGATCTTTCCAGCTTTCAGCGGGACTATCTGCTGCACAAGTTTTACCAGAACAACGTACTGGGTGACCGAGATTTCGTGAACGTCATCGTTGACGAAGTGGACAGTATGCTGCTGGACAGGGGTAATAACATGCTATATTTGTCACACGACTTGCCCGACATGGACAAACTGGAGTCCGTGTACGTATTCATTTGGCAGTGGGTGAACAACAGTTCAAATGGATTTGACTCCACTTTAATTAGAGATGCAGTTTTGTGGCAAATTTATGGAGTACTAAAGTGCACAGACATCGGTAAGATAGATGCGACGTTGAGCGAGGAAAAGCGAAACTTCATCTGGAACAAGCTTGTCGAGGCCAAGATAATTGACGGTGATGGCAAGTTGATGACAGAAAACATAAAGAATGACGTCCTCGGTGAGTTGCTGGGATCCGAATACTCTGTTTACCTTGATCGTTTGGAGTACCTACTGACGGAGTATATCAACAGAGAGAAGTGCATCCACGTGCCCAATTACTTGCGATCATTTGTGGATTTGCACCTGGAGTCGTGGATCGAAGCTGCCAAGATGGCTCTCGTCATGGAAGCTGGCCACGACTATGTGGTCGATGTTGATCGGAGCGGAAGCAGTGCCGATAGAACGCCCAACATTACGATCCTGGACAGAGACACGGGCACAGATTTGGTGAATAGTCAGTGGGAAGCGGCGCTGCACCAGTTTGTACAGCTGAAGCACGGTTGCAAGACGTACCTGCAGAGCTTGAAGGCAGTGTTCATCTCGAATGTAACGTTCTTCAAGCTGTACGACAAGTTGTACGGTTTATCTGGTACATTGGGATCACACAGGGAACGGGATTTGCTGGAGGAGATTTactgtgtaaattttgtaaatattcccACGGCAAAGTGTAAACTGTTTTACGAGGATGTTCCCATCGTTTGCAAAAGTGCTGCTGAGTGGACCGATGCCATCATCGAATCCACTATGCACATGACCCAGCGAAGGCAGCGTTCTGTTCTGATAATTTGTGAAACATTGAATGACGTGACTGCGCTTTATAAAGCTTTCGAAGGAAAAACGTCGACCCACATTCGCACTTACACTCGCGAGTACGAAGAGTTCGACATAGGAGAACTACCGCCGGGTCAGATAATCATCGCCACTAACCTAGCAGGTCGAGGAACGGACATAAAAATAACTCCCGAATTGAAAAAAGCCGGTGGAGTGCATGTTTGCTTGACCTATCTGCCGAGCAACATCCGCGTTGAGCAGCAAGCATTCGGACGGGCAGCCAGATGTGGTGACCGTGGATCTGGCCAGCTGATTGTGCTGGATCTGACAGAGTCCGCGAACGTAATGCAGCTCAAACGGGAGCGAGATTCGCGTGAACTCTGCCGCATCTCGCTGATCAAGGCGTACTATGAAACTCGTATTGCGAAGGAAGAAACCTGTTTCAAGATGTTTACCGAGCAATATGACGAGCTGAGAAAGCTGCTTTCAACTAGTGCTGTCACTAAAGGCGATGAAAAGCTGATAGAAATTCTGTTGAGTTGCTGCTTGGACAGATGGGTGTATTGGTTGGATAAAAATGGGAAGAACTTGGTGGACAATTCTGAACAGCGCTCACGCATACTGGAAAGATCGCTGGATGATTTTTTGGTGGAGCTAAAATCTTTGAATGCTGCAAGCAACGAATCCCTGCTGGAATGGGTCGATACTAGTATTCCCCGTATGATTAGACTTGGTCAGTACCTTGCAGTGAATAAGCAAAGAGAGCTGGCCCATAAGCTGTTTGACAAGGCAATCGCAATGGAGCCACAATTTTCGGAGGGTGCTTACTACTACAAAGCGTACGCACTGTCTACAGAAATTAACATGACTGCCATCAATGAGCCAAAGATACAAACCTTTTCACAGTTGCTACGTAAAGCAGCCCACCTTTTCGACGAACGTTGTGTGCATCTGATGGCGAATGTGATAGTGGTCGAAAGGATAAAAACCAACTTTAAGAACAACATTCTTCCAATTACTGCTTACAAGGAACAAAAGCAAACGATCTGCAAGTTCTACGGATCACTCACACAATCCATCGATGCCATTCTAGGTCATCCGGTCACTGGAACATCTTTCACGGACGACTGCAACATCAAAAAGGGGTTGTCATTGGAAATATTTTACGCTTTACTTGAACACAAAATTATTCAGCACCCGACAATTAAGGAAAACATTACCGAGGACGAATTGAAAGGGCTTTGCTATGGTTATGGTACATCGGCggaaaaacttttaaactttcttGAAAACTGTCGAAAAAACCAGGAAAAATCGATAGAGATTGAACAGTTTTCACGATTGCTAAAAGAAGAGATGAAGCTACCAAGCAGagaagatttttggaaatttctcctAGAGCAGGGCGTCTTGAGAGACGACGAACAGTACATCGTATTGGATAGAAATGTGTTATCATTTGAAGACATGAAATTCTTTGATAAGAAAGTAACACAACACGCGCTGAAGGTAACGAAAGTGACCCCCGACGCAGGAGAGCTTTTGCTGTATCCCGATCAGCTGCTGAATGAAAATGTGTACTCCAAGACGCCACTGAAGACAGCTCTTGGGCCGGTGAAATATGCGATATTCAAAGAAATTGGAGCAATTACGTTTCAAAGAAAAGCACGATTAAATCTAGATGGAACCGATTTGGAGTCTCGAAATATTAATCGCTATGATTCGGTCTGTTTAGAAGACTTTTCCAAGCTTAACATAAATACGAACGATGCGAAACGTATTCTGGTTCTGTTGGTACAGCTTCAAGTTTTGAGCAGACAAGAATTGAACAAAGAAGTCTACGTTCTGCGTTGTGATTACTCCAAGATTAAATCAATCCAGCTGGGACCGTACAAGATTTACGAGGAAGACGTTAAAGATTTGTTTAACCAGTGCTTTTGCTACAGGATTGCGTTCCAAAGGATGTTGAGCTGTGtcagagaaaataaattccttgATATAACGTTGATGTCTAAACCACATCGAAGATTTGTAGCAGACCTGCTTGCAAGTGGAATCATCGAACCGGCTAAGGTTTCCGCGAATATGAGAGAAAATTCTGTTGGCAATGCGTTACATTTTCTGGACGAAAACAGCATTGTAAATGTTGTTCAACGATTGGATAGCTTAAAAGGAACCATGTGCAAACTCAAGTTGGATCAATTTTCAACACATGACCAGTGCGCAAGCATCGAAGAATGGAGTCAATTTTCACTGAATGGAGTCGATTTGCTACTGCAAAAGGACAACATCACCCACGTCAAGATTGCTTTTACATTTCTGTGGGGTGCAACTCAAATAGCGTCTGTGCTTTTATTTAATCCATATCTACGCAAACCTGTACGTATGGCTCAAGATATAAGCAAGTTCACGGCCGGTTGGAAAAACATCTGCAGTGCATTCCGTATGGCTTGCAGCTTGTACGGCAATGATTACTATAAACTGaaatataacaattttttgaaacgaGTTGCATTTATGGCAGCTCATTACATTGGAGTGGGGCAAGACAGGTTTATGAGATTTGCTACTCATGTTTCTGAACCCGACAAACGAGACACTCAGCACATGAGACGATTAGTTACACCGTTGATCCGTGGATTCGACGTCGTTTCCGACAATTCTAGTGTTATCTTTTTGATTGAGGATCGCCTCCAATTGATATGCGCAAAGTTAAGTGATGAAATACGAACGATAGTAGAAAATGAGGAAACTTTTAAGGATTTTGGAGAATGTTTAGGCAATACTGCACAATTAATGGGTGTCGAAAAAGCTCGACAAAATTTTGATACTATTACGGAAAGTCATTTTAAAAGAcaacaatattttacaaattttggaaagatttttgagaaaatttcggaaaatattttgcaaatcatttcCAAGTCAACGCAGCGACTCAATATACACAAGTCAGttgtgtcaattttgtcagACGAAGTAAACGAAGTGACCAAAACTTCGATTTCAAGCCACGGTCCAAAACTGATGATGAATGTTGGCCAAATTTTACGAGACTTGTCTGATAAGCTAAAGTTACAGTTTGCCCATGAAGAACCAGTTGAGAATCCACCAGAAATCAACTCTATTGAGGTATTCGCGACAGACGCTTCCAATCGTGTGAAGGAGATTTTGCGTGAAAGGTTGGAAACTATTTTTCAGCAAGTCATCCACAAACCAGTGCTAGAGAAAGGCTCATTTCTGCTGATGAATTACGCTGAACGATGCATTGAACTCAAACTGGGCACCGAAGAAGAAGCCAATGCGAGTGAAGATTTCACCAAAAAGGTGCAAATTGAGAAGCTTAAAAAAGAGGCCGAAAAAAAGCGCCAGGCGCTGGCAATGACTCCGGTCGAGAATCTTCTCGATCAGCAGTTCAACGAAGCATTGGCCAAATGGGAACAGAGTTCTACCGAGCTGGAGCGACTGGCAGTCTGCATTCGCAGAGGAAAACCGATCGACGTTCAATATCTGGAACTTTGTTTGGACGCTGCGCGGTTCGTTCTTTTGCGACGAGCAGTGGTCATTTCCAGTATCTGCGTAAATCTTGCGAATGGCACTGAAGCAAGAAAGACATATTCCTCTCCGCTTAACTTCAAAGGAATCACAAATGACCTCCATCTGATAGACAACAAATTCCGCGTTGGCCAAACTGACAAGACCCCCGGAAAGCCAACCCCCGACAGCAACTGCCTGTACGATTGCCTTCTTGGGAGCATTTTTGAGCTGCGATCGATCCCTTCGAAGCAGTTCGCACTGGAGATCAGCCAACATTTGGTGAAAATGTCCGAAAATAAAACCAACACCAATCCGTGTTTGAAAACCATCCTGGACCTCAGCAAACCGTCGACCATCAGGGAACTTTGCTTTGCACAATTTTGTCAAACCTGCTTCGAGTGTCCTTCCAGGGGAGTCATCGCTTACGGTGACCTGCTGGAGCGTgctaaaaataggaaaaactaTGCCTCAGACTGGCACGGCCGTGGTGGTGCTCATCGCGTTGAAGTTGTTTCATGTTACGGTTCGCAACAGTTTGTGAATGCTGGATTCAGGAGAAACGCTTCGACAGATACGATCTACGGGAAGTCCATGTCCGATTTGAGGGAGGCGTTTTTGGCGGTTTAtaattga